One window of the Chryseobacterium camelliae genome contains the following:
- a CDS encoding bifunctional folylpolyglutamate synthase/dihydrofolate synthase, with product MTAEQYREAVEWLFVQAPNYQLDGQKAYKPGLDNIIRMCEFFGNPQEKIRCIHIGGTNGKGSTSNMLASVLQEAGYTVGLYNSPHLIDFTERIKVNGKNCDTGFVYDFIMKLKQLPEDIQPSFFEFTTIMAFEYFYQQQVDFAIIEVGLGGRLDSTNIITPMVSAITNVQLDHQDLLGDTIEEIAAEKAGIIKPGIPVISGDEEEPVKKILKKKAQQENASFSDVTGTETHLQSDLKGNYQKKNIRVVLGIIRELQKQNVNISEEHIERGLMHVHRNTGFIGRWFEFSKDPLTICDTAHNQAGLEQVFAQLNSINRRKHIILGFVNDKKIDDVMRLLPEDAVFYFAKPAIHRGRHPEEYENLLKEAKINYKIFNSVQEAYLSAKQECMKNEMIFIGGSNFVVGEFLEKNLEISE from the coding sequence ATGACAGCAGAACAATACCGCGAAGCCGTTGAATGGTTATTTGTACAGGCACCCAATTACCAGCTTGACGGACAGAAGGCTTATAAGCCCGGACTGGACAATATCATCCGCATGTGTGAGTTTTTTGGCAATCCCCAGGAAAAAATACGCTGCATCCATATTGGGGGAACCAACGGAAAAGGGTCTACCAGCAATATGCTGGCTTCCGTACTTCAGGAGGCAGGCTATACCGTAGGGCTGTACAACTCCCCCCATCTCATCGATTTTACGGAGCGGATCAAGGTAAACGGCAAGAACTGCGATACAGGTTTCGTGTATGATTTCATCATGAAGCTGAAACAGCTTCCGGAAGATATCCAGCCCTCTTTCTTTGAGTTCACCACCATTATGGCTTTTGAATACTTCTATCAGCAGCAGGTGGATTTCGCCATTATTGAGGTAGGCCTTGGCGGCAGGCTGGATTCAACCAATATCATCACACCAATGGTCTCAGCCATTACGAATGTACAGCTTGACCATCAGGATCTGCTTGGAGATACGATTGAAGAGATCGCTGCTGAAAAGGCCGGTATCATCAAACCCGGAATTCCTGTGATTTCCGGAGATGAGGAGGAGCCGGTTAAAAAAATCCTGAAGAAAAAGGCCCAGCAGGAAAACGCCTCTTTTTCAGATGTTACCGGAACAGAAACCCATCTGCAATCCGATCTTAAAGGAAACTATCAGAAAAAGAACATCCGGGTCGTTTTGGGAATCATCCGTGAACTGCAGAAACAGAACGTGAACATTTCAGAAGAGCATATAGAACGCGGCCTGATGCATGTGCACCGGAATACCGGGTTTATCGGGCGCTGGTTTGAATTTTCCAAAGATCCGCTGACGATCTGCGATACGGCCCATAACCAGGCAGGCCTTGAGCAGGTTTTTGCCCAGCTGAATTCGATCAACCGCCGTAAGCATATCATTCTTGGTTTTGTAAATGACAAAAAGATTGATGATGTTATGCGCCTTCTTCCGGAAGATGCCGTTTTCTATTTTGCAAAACCGGCCATTCACCGGGGCAGACATCCGGAAGAATATGAAAACCTGCTGAAAGAGGCGAAAATAAATTATAAAATTTTCAATTCCGTGCAGGAGGCATATCTTTCTGCTAAACAGGAATGTATGAAAAATGAAATGATTTTTATCGGGGGAAGCAATTTTGTAGTGGGAGAATTTTTAGAAAAAAATTTGGAGATTTCCGAATAA
- a CDS encoding glycosyltransferase family 2 protein, translating into MKISVCIPVYNFDVRELVTALNREIHTYTLDAEIILIDDASEYAFREINTKIKHQVHQLIFLEENIGRSRIRNLFTKYADGEYFLFLDCDAGIGHPDFLRKYIAEIEHNPSLDLLYGNFRIAEQYSASLRNRYSVAREIFSGDRSSDISVFKTVNFAIKKEILIESPFNEELTQYGYEDYVFAKLLEKNSICFLAFNNPVIHVDDTDNAVFLKKTQVSMDTLYGLIISPHNTPLIKDIRVYKAAANLKKLKLDAVFLFMYRLAEKKIYRNLVSEQPEIRLLDVYKLAWLLRKMQ; encoded by the coding sequence ATGAAAATTTCCGTCTGTATTCCGGTATATAATTTCGATGTCCGGGAGCTGGTTACAGCGCTGAACAGGGAAATTCATACTTATACGCTAGATGCAGAAATCATCCTGATTGATGATGCATCAGAATATGCTTTCAGGGAAATCAATACAAAAATTAAACATCAGGTACATCAACTGATTTTTCTGGAAGAGAATATCGGTCGTTCCAGGATCAGGAATCTTTTCACAAAGTATGCCGACGGAGAGTATTTTTTATTCCTGGATTGTGATGCCGGGATAGGCCATCCTGATTTCCTGCGGAAGTACATCGCTGAGATAGAGCATAACCCTTCATTGGACCTTCTTTACGGAAATTTCAGGATCGCGGAACAGTATTCCGCAAGCCTCAGAAACCGCTATTCTGTGGCCAGGGAAATCTTCTCCGGAGACCGGTCTTCTGATATCTCGGTTTTTAAAACCGTTAATTTTGCCATTAAAAAAGAAATTCTGATAGAGTCTCCGTTCAATGAGGAACTCACTCAGTATGGGTATGAAGATTATGTCTTTGCAAAACTTCTGGAAAAGAATAGTATTTGCTTCCTTGCTTTCAATAATCCGGTTATTCATGTTGATGATACGGATAATGCTGTTTTCCTGAAGAAAACGCAGGTGAGTATGGATACGCTGTATGGATTGATCATCAGTCCTCATAACACTCCTTTGATTAAAGATATCCGTGTCTATAAGGCGGCAGCAAATCTGAAAAAGCTTAAACTGGATGCTGTATTTCTTTTTATGTATAGGCTGGCCGAGAAAAAGATATACCGTAACCTGGTTTCAGAGCAGCCCGAAATCAGGCTTTTGGATGTTTATAAGCTCGCCTGGCTCCTGAGGAAAATGCAATAA
- a CDS encoding glycosyltransferase family 9 protein, translated as MTRILAYRFSAFGDVAMTAPVFRDFLEQNPDVEIVMVSRKNFESLFSGIPNIIFKGIDLDDYKGFFGLRRLAHELIKEFQPDIIANLHDVIRTKVLDKIYGRRGLKVFKINKGKEEKEHLTDIWNLDKAQLKKTVERYADVFRKMGFHVELTHALRPQADPKSGIGFAPFAQHKGKMLPLEKSYELARILAQKKKIYFFGGGPKETETLSQWEKEIPNTVSLAGKLSLSEELRTIAGLELMISMDSANMHLASLAGTRCVSIWGQTHPYAGFLGFGQSEDDVVEVKDLTCRPCSVFGDKECFRGDWACLGELNIQKIIDKISSE; from the coding sequence GTGACAAGAATTTTAGCATACCGTTTTTCAGCATTTGGTGACGTCGCTATGACGGCCCCGGTTTTCCGTGATTTCCTGGAACAGAATCCGGATGTGGAAATTGTTATGGTGTCCAGGAAAAATTTCGAAAGCCTGTTCTCCGGGATTCCCAATATTATCTTTAAAGGGATTGACCTGGATGATTACAAAGGGTTTTTCGGCCTGAGAAGGCTGGCCCACGAACTGATCAAAGAGTTTCAGCCGGATATCATAGCCAACCTCCATGATGTAATCCGGACAAAAGTCCTGGATAAGATTTACGGCAGGAGAGGGCTGAAAGTGTTTAAAATCAATAAAGGGAAAGAAGAAAAAGAACATTTAACAGATATCTGGAACCTGGATAAAGCACAGCTGAAAAAAACAGTGGAGCGGTATGCAGATGTATTCCGGAAGATGGGGTTTCATGTGGAGCTTACCCATGCATTACGTCCACAGGCAGATCCAAAATCAGGGATCGGTTTCGCTCCTTTTGCCCAGCATAAAGGCAAAATGCTGCCTCTTGAAAAGTCGTATGAACTGGCCCGGATCCTGGCGCAGAAGAAAAAAATTTATTTTTTCGGAGGAGGTCCTAAAGAAACGGAAACCCTCAGCCAGTGGGAAAAAGAAATTCCCAATACCGTAAGCCTGGCCGGAAAGCTCAGTCTTTCCGAAGAACTTCGGACCATTGCAGGACTGGAACTCATGATTTCCATGGATTCCGCCAATATGCATCTCGCCAGCCTCGCAGGAACCCGGTGTGTCTCCATTTGGGGGCAGACGCACCCGTATGCCGGATTTTTAGGGTTCGGGCAGAGTGAAGATGATGTGGTTGAGGTTAAGGACCTTACCTGCAGGCCATGCTCTGTATTTGGCGATAAAGAATGCTTCAGGGGAGACTGGGCATGCCTGGGAGAGCTCAATATTCAGAAAATCATTGATAAAATTTCTTCGGAATGA
- a CDS encoding SufE family protein, translating into MKSIKEKQQEIIDEFAFLEDWEQKYEYIIDLGKELKGLPEDKKSDENLIKGCQSKVWIDAEFRDGKLYFDADSDGILPKGIVSLLTSIYSGHSTQEILDSDFDFISEIGLQEFLSPSRANGLMAMTKQIKFYAVAYQLKA; encoded by the coding sequence ATGAAAAGCATCAAAGAAAAACAACAGGAAATAATTGATGAATTTGCCTTTCTTGAAGACTGGGAACAGAAATATGAATATATCATTGATCTTGGGAAAGAACTGAAAGGTCTGCCTGAAGATAAAAAGTCTGATGAAAATCTCATCAAAGGCTGCCAGAGCAAAGTATGGATCGATGCTGAATTCAGGGACGGGAAGCTGTATTTTGATGCAGATTCAGACGGGATCCTCCCAAAAGGGATCGTTTCACTGCTTACCAGCATTTACAGCGGCCATTCCACCCAGGAAATCCTGGATTCTGATTTTGATTTCATTTCTGAGATCGGATTACAGGAATTTCTATCTCCGTCCAGAGCCAACGGACTGATGGCTATGACCAAACAGATTAAATTTTACGCTGTTGCGTACCAGCTGAAGGCATAA
- a CDS encoding glycosyltransferase, whose translation MHRKLIISAFSNLYTDQRIEKVCRTLYENGYDIELIGNTWNGAEEMSRPYPFSRIKLASKSLKTAYFEFNWKLYRILKKKASHDTILYANDLDALVPNYILSRKLNIPLVFDSHEIFSEMPAIQGKMSQKLWRFTEKSILPKIKFMITASGSYAQWFRKKYDVHPVAIQNAPRKAGFNSEIPDNNPKIVLYQGAINPFRGIDKAILAMHHLENVIFKIAGDGPRKEEYEQLVIREGLQHKVKFLGKLKPEDLRLVTLTADCGMSIEENGGESYFYSLPNKVLDCIQARVPVILSDMPEMQKIKKQFDVGEIIESHHPENIAKAIRYILDKGRQNFQYELEKAAGVLCWENEEPKLLQVFEKIQ comes from the coding sequence ATGCATAGGAAACTGATCATTTCAGCATTCAGTAACCTGTATACGGACCAGCGTATAGAAAAGGTATGCAGGACCCTCTATGAAAACGGTTATGATATTGAGCTGATCGGCAATACATGGAACGGGGCCGAGGAAATGTCCCGCCCATATCCTTTCTCAAGGATAAAATTGGCTTCAAAAAGCCTTAAAACGGCCTACTTTGAATTCAACTGGAAGCTCTACCGCATCCTGAAAAAAAAAGCCAGCCACGATACCATCCTTTACGCCAATGATCTGGATGCCCTGGTCCCCAATTATATCCTTTCCAGAAAACTGAATATACCCCTGGTTTTTGACAGTCATGAAATATTTTCCGAAATGCCTGCCATACAGGGCAAAATGTCACAGAAATTATGGCGGTTCACAGAAAAATCCATTCTTCCTAAGATCAAGTTCATGATCACCGCCAGCGGAAGCTATGCCCAGTGGTTCCGGAAAAAATATGATGTGCATCCTGTGGCCATCCAGAATGCCCCCAGGAAAGCAGGTTTTAATTCTGAAATCCCGGACAATAATCCGAAAATTGTATTATACCAGGGCGCGATCAATCCGTTCCGTGGCATTGACAAAGCTATACTCGCGATGCATCACCTCGAAAATGTGATCTTTAAGATTGCAGGGGATGGCCCCAGGAAAGAGGAGTATGAACAGCTGGTCATCCGGGAAGGCCTTCAGCATAAGGTAAAGTTTTTAGGTAAGCTGAAACCGGAAGACCTGCGTTTAGTTACCCTCACCGCAGACTGTGGAATGAGCATTGAAGAAAACGGGGGCGAAAGCTATTTTTATTCCCTGCCGAATAAAGTTCTCGACTGTATCCAGGCACGCGTGCCTGTGATCCTTTCAGACATGCCCGAAATGCAGAAGATTAAAAAGCAGTTTGATGTAGGGGAAATTATTGAGAGCCACCATCCTGAAAATATTGCCAAAGCCATCCGATACATATTGGATAAAGGCCGCCAAAACTTTCAGTATGAACTGGAAAAAGCAGCAGGAGTATTGTGCTGGGAAAATGAAGAGCCGAAACTGCTGCAGGTTTTTGAAAAAATACAGTAA
- a CDS encoding uroporphyrinogen decarboxylase has protein sequence MNPEMATYIGYSASLFIVLSFILKDVRKIRVVNLIGCICFVIYGIFSGMLWPVIIPNGLICFIQLYHLMAGKKADA, from the coding sequence ATGAATCCTGAAATGGCAACCTATATCGGATATTCAGCTTCGCTGTTCATCGTACTGAGTTTTATACTGAAAGATGTACGGAAAATCAGGGTCGTTAATCTCATAGGATGCATCTGCTTTGTGATCTACGGGATATTCAGCGGAATGCTCTGGCCGGTGATCATTCCCAACGGACTGATCTGCTTTATCCAGCTGTACCACCTCATGGCAGGAAAGAAAGCCGATGCATAG
- a CDS encoding ATP-dependent Clp protease ATP-binding subunit, whose protein sequence is MDYKFSQGLSQVFKQSKSEAKRLKSEFLNTEHLLLGIIKTENSAKEILQGLNADLTQIRRKIETLNTASLNPVSEEVSNISFTKMADHAVKRAELECRQYKSNEINTVHLLLGILYKYEDPTSSILGAYDVDYEGVSREYQTMLKNSGQAPKMSAYDDDDEREDFEQMRKPSGNLGAGKSKTPTLDNFGRDLTSLARDGKLDPVIGREKEIERVSQILSRRKKNNPLLIGEPGVGKSAIAEGLALRIQQKKVSRVLYGKRVITLDLASLVAGTKYRGQFEERMKAIMTELEKNRDVILFIDELHTIVGAGSSTGSLDASNMFKPALARGEIQCIGATTLDEYRQYIEKDGALERRFQKVMVEPTSIDETIQILNQIKDKYEEHHNVIYTPEAIAACVNLTSRYITDRFLPDKAIDAMDEAGSRVYIKNMKVPTEIIDFEKKIEEIKELKQKAVKAQDYLEARKLKDEEERLQMELNSAQDKWDKDVKEKKETVSEENVAEVVSMMSGVPVTKVGKNELDKLAGMDGNLNGKVIGQEDAVKKVVKAIQRNRAGLKDPNRPIGTFIFLGTTGVGKTELAKVMARELFESDESLIRIDMSEYMEKFAVSRLVGAPPGYVGYEEGGQLTEAVRRKPYAVVLLDEIEKAHPDVFNILLQILDEGHVTDSLGRKIDFRNTIIILTSNIGTRDLKDFGDGVGFGTNAKKTSTDSRARSTIENALKKAFSPEFLNRIDDIVIFNSLEKDDIKKIIDLELNKLYNRLEKLGYKVELTEEAKDFISEKGWDKDFGARPLKRAIQKYIEDLLAEMLVNKQLNEGETVILDLNEAKDGLAGKTSKSKKSAAEKSS, encoded by the coding sequence ATGGATTATAAGTTTTCACAAGGTTTGAGCCAGGTGTTCAAACAAAGCAAGAGCGAAGCGAAGAGGCTGAAAAGTGAATTTCTTAATACAGAACATCTGCTTTTGGGGATTATAAAAACAGAAAACTCTGCAAAAGAAATCCTTCAGGGCCTGAATGCGGACTTAACACAGATCAGAAGAAAAATTGAAACTCTAAATACAGCAAGTCTTAATCCTGTTTCAGAGGAGGTGAGCAATATTTCCTTCACCAAGATGGCAGATCATGCCGTTAAACGTGCAGAACTGGAATGCCGGCAGTATAAAAGCAATGAAATCAATACCGTTCATTTGCTTCTTGGTATTCTGTACAAATATGAGGACCCAACCTCCAGCATCCTGGGAGCTTACGACGTTGATTATGAAGGCGTTTCAAGAGAGTATCAGACGATGCTCAAGAATTCCGGACAGGCACCTAAAATGAGTGCTTATGACGACGATGATGAAAGGGAAGATTTCGAGCAGATGAGAAAACCTTCCGGAAACCTGGGCGCAGGAAAAAGCAAAACTCCTACGCTGGATAACTTCGGAAGGGACTTAACTTCCTTAGCCAGAGACGGTAAACTGGATCCGGTTATCGGCCGTGAGAAGGAAATCGAAAGGGTTTCACAGATCCTTTCCAGAAGGAAGAAAAACAACCCGCTGCTGATCGGTGAGCCCGGAGTAGGTAAATCTGCCATTGCAGAAGGGCTGGCTTTGAGGATTCAGCAGAAAAAAGTATCCAGGGTACTGTATGGGAAAAGGGTAATTACCCTTGACCTTGCCAGCCTCGTAGCCGGTACAAAATACAGGGGCCAGTTTGAGGAAAGGATGAAAGCGATCATGACGGAACTTGAAAAGAACCGTGACGTCATCCTCTTCATTGATGAGCTTCACACCATTGTGGGAGCAGGTAGCTCTACCGGAAGCCTGGATGCTTCCAATATGTTCAAGCCCGCACTGGCAAGAGGAGAAATCCAATGCATCGGGGCCACAACACTGGACGAATATCGACAGTACATCGAGAAAGACGGTGCATTGGAAAGAAGGTTCCAGAAAGTGATGGTAGAACCGACTTCCATTGATGAGACGATTCAGATCCTGAATCAGATCAAAGATAAGTACGAAGAACACCATAATGTAATATACACTCCGGAAGCTATTGCCGCATGTGTTAACCTGACTTCGAGATACATTACGGACCGCTTTTTACCGGACAAGGCTATTGATGCCATGGACGAGGCCGGTTCACGAGTGTATATCAAGAATATGAAAGTTCCTACGGAGATCATTGATTTTGAAAAGAAAATCGAAGAAATTAAGGAACTGAAACAGAAAGCGGTAAAAGCTCAGGATTATCTGGAAGCCAGAAAGCTGAAGGACGAAGAAGAGCGCTTACAGATGGAACTGAATTCTGCCCAGGATAAGTGGGATAAAGACGTGAAGGAGAAAAAAGAAACCGTAAGCGAAGAAAATGTAGCGGAAGTGGTTTCGATGATGAGTGGTGTCCCGGTAACCAAAGTAGGTAAAAACGAGCTGGATAAGCTAGCCGGAATGGATGGAAACCTGAACGGAAAAGTAATCGGCCAGGAAGATGCTGTGAAGAAAGTTGTTAAGGCAATCCAGAGAAACCGGGCCGGGCTTAAAGACCCGAACCGTCCTATCGGTACCTTTATATTCTTAGGAACCACCGGTGTCGGTAAGACTGAGCTGGCTAAAGTAATGGCCAGGGAATTATTTGAATCTGACGAATCCCTGATCAGGATCGATATGAGTGAATACATGGAAAAATTCGCCGTATCCAGACTGGTAGGTGCGCCTCCGGGATATGTAGGATATGAAGAAGGAGGACAGCTCACGGAAGCCGTAAGAAGAAAACCTTATGCTGTAGTGCTTCTGGATGAGATTGAGAAAGCCCACCCGGATGTATTCAACATCCTGTTGCAGATCCTTGATGAAGGCCATGTTACAGACAGTCTCGGTAGGAAGATCGACTTCAGAAATACGATTATTATCCTTACGTCCAACATCGGGACAAGGGATCTTAAAGATTTCGGGGATGGTGTAGGATTCGGGACCAATGCGAAGAAGACCAGTACGGATTCCAGAGCTAGGAGCACGATTGAAAATGCCCTTAAAAAAGCATTCTCTCCGGAATTCCTGAACAGGATCGATGATATCGTAATCTTCAATTCTCTTGAGAAAGATGATATCAAGAAGATTATTGATCTTGAACTGAATAAATTGTACAACAGACTGGAAAAACTGGGCTATAAAGTGGAACTGACTGAAGAAGCCAAAGACTTTATCTCGGAAAAAGGCTGGGATAAGGATTTCGGAGCAAGGCCATTGAAGCGAGCCATTCAGAAATACATTGAAGATCTGCTAGCTGAAATGCTGGTGAACAAACAGCTGAATGAGGGCGAAACAGTCATTCTTGACCTTAATGAAGCTAAAGACGGATTAGCAGGAAAAACGTCCAAGTCTAAGAAATCTGCAGCGGAAAAATCATCTTAA
- a CDS encoding T9SS type A sorting domain-containing protein yields MKLRPLLFILASSVLSAQSFSYERSWATYYGGISSGIREVYEDSSMNLSVSGSSAYPGGSIIPSIDYYNQFVSPGGNLFTAFTNPSINKLIGQFSPSGALTFAEYHPQGNSYAEAIYPILRDEQGNQYEIEFNINSFPALSFGTWLSTHTLASDIILAKYDANGTLLWKTFLPSTGSVLLLKADSTGNVYFTGSTAQQNLGDPGTYHPGFATVYDSTGTQLLDNHYVVKLNPQGQKVWATYIPTQAINDIEVSEGKLYIAGNADLDTNASELATPGTFQQSKAGQSITCLNTLNGQRLWGTYYGVPGNSVEAGVINIRANATGVYMVGNTWAPGNYYATENAYKTSTTDGFDFFLTKFNDSGNRIWSTYLGSDGYEVAVGYKSSDIKDDKILISGLSSGNHNMASPGAFVSTKPSPGFNDLFFSMFNASGEHIFTSYYGGSHTTTVVTQSISPSFSENSDGFYLYGNTENQNGFTTSNGNQQSIILPSGFNKGIAGFIAKFSPKTLSTSDTAPAEDLVVYNNPSNGNFTLKGSVLKREPHLVTLHDLSGKLIYSKHIRNNATQQEHFNLEPVLTEGNYLLSVKKADETLIKTFKLTIRK; encoded by the coding sequence ATGAAATTAAGACCTTTATTATTTATCCTTGCTTCTTCTGTATTATCCGCTCAAAGCTTCAGCTATGAAAGGAGCTGGGCCACGTACTATGGCGGAATCAGTTCAGGAATCAGAGAAGTGTATGAAGACAGCTCGATGAATCTTTCAGTGAGTGGATCATCAGCTTATCCCGGAGGATCCATTATCCCTTCTATAGATTATTACAATCAATTTGTATCCCCGGGCGGAAACTTATTTACTGCATTTACAAATCCCTCCATAAATAAACTTATCGGACAATTCTCTCCTTCGGGTGCATTGACCTTTGCAGAATACCATCCACAGGGAAATTCATATGCTGAAGCCATATATCCGATCCTTAGGGATGAACAAGGAAACCAGTATGAAATTGAATTCAATATCAATTCTTTTCCGGCATTATCTTTTGGAACATGGCTTTCAACCCATACTTTAGCCAGTGATATCATACTGGCGAAATACGATGCAAACGGTACGCTGCTCTGGAAGACTTTTCTTCCGTCAACCGGCAGTGTCTTGCTCTTAAAGGCTGACTCTACAGGAAACGTCTATTTCACGGGTTCAACAGCACAACAAAATTTGGGTGATCCCGGGACCTATCATCCCGGATTCGCTACTGTATATGATTCTACAGGCACACAGCTGCTTGATAATCATTATGTTGTTAAACTCAATCCGCAAGGCCAGAAAGTATGGGCAACGTATATTCCGACACAGGCAATCAATGATATAGAAGTATCTGAAGGAAAGTTGTATATCGCAGGAAATGCAGATCTGGATACCAATGCTTCCGAGCTGGCTACTCCCGGTACTTTTCAGCAATCAAAGGCCGGACAAAGCATTACATGCTTAAACACTCTAAACGGACAAAGGTTATGGGGAACCTATTACGGAGTTCCGGGAAATAGTGTGGAGGCAGGCGTGATCAATATCCGGGCTAATGCTACGGGGGTTTATATGGTGGGCAATACATGGGCACCGGGGAACTATTATGCAACCGAGAATGCTTACAAAACAAGTACTACAGACGGATTTGATTTTTTCCTGACTAAATTCAATGATTCAGGAAACAGGATATGGAGTACTTATTTAGGCAGTGACGGGTATGAAGTAGCCGTAGGATATAAGTCCAGTGATATCAAAGACGATAAGATCCTGATTTCCGGCTTATCTTCCGGAAACCATAATATGGCTTCACCCGGGGCTTTTGTTTCCACTAAGCCAAGCCCTGGCTTCAATGATTTATTTTTCAGCATGTTTAATGCTTCCGGAGAACATATTTTTACTTCTTATTACGGAGGAAGCCACACCACAACTGTAGTTACTCAATCCATCAGCCCCAGTTTTTCCGAAAATTCTGACGGATTTTACCTGTATGGAAACACTGAAAACCAAAATGGATTTACAACATCAAACGGCAACCAGCAAAGCATTATCTTGCCTTCCGGATTCAATAAGGGAATAGCCGGATTTATCGCTAAGTTCAGTCCGAAAACACTTTCCACCTCAGATACAGCTCCTGCTGAAGATCTGGTTGTATATAACAATCCGAGCAACGGAAATTTCACCTTAAAAGGATCGGTTTTAAAAAGGGAGCCGCATCTTGTTACCCTTCATGATCTATCCGGTAAGCTTATCTATTCCAAACATATCCGGAACAATGCTACCCAGCAGGAACACTTCAATCTTGAGCCTGTACTTACAGAAGGAAATTACCTGCTGTCCGTAAAAAAAGCTGATGAAACCCTGATAAAAACCTTTAAGCTTACGATTAGGAAATAA
- the mnmA gene encoding tRNA 2-thiouridine(34) synthase MnmA produces the protein MKVVVGLSGGVDSSVTAYLLQQQGHEVVALFMRNWNDASVTLEDECPWIEDSNDALMVAQKLGIPFQVIDMSDLYKERIVDYMFAEYEKGRTPNPDVLCNREVKFDVFMKTAMSLGADKVATGHYARVTSTPDENGREIFHLLAGKDNNKDQSYFLCQLSQDQLSKALFPIGELTKPQVREIAKEIGLVTADKKDSQGLCFIGKVSLPQFLQQQLVPREGEIVEIFRDSPLFVQETPQFSSKQEELAFLSTKTHYQKSDGKVIGKHQGAQFFTIGQSKGLGIGGHKESCFIISRDMENNILFVGEGHSFPGLFRNALKIDPSEIHWVREDLAIENGGSREVMARIRYRQPLQKAVLYQFEEGLYIEFEEPQSAIAEGQFAAWYHDDELLGSGVIS, from the coding sequence ATGAAAGTAGTTGTAGGATTATCAGGAGGGGTGGATTCCAGTGTGACCGCCTACCTGCTCCAGCAGCAGGGCCACGAGGTGGTGGCTTTGTTTATGAGAAACTGGAATGATGCTTCAGTAACGCTGGAGGATGAATGTCCCTGGATTGAGGACAGCAATGATGCCCTGATGGTGGCCCAGAAACTGGGGATCCCGTTTCAGGTCATTGATATGAGCGACCTGTATAAAGAACGCATCGTAGATTATATGTTCGCTGAATATGAAAAAGGAAGGACTCCGAATCCGGATGTCCTCTGCAACCGGGAGGTGAAATTTGACGTATTCATGAAAACGGCAATGTCTCTGGGAGCAGATAAAGTAGCCACCGGGCATTATGCAAGGGTTACTTCTACACCTGATGAAAATGGCAGGGAAATATTCCATCTGCTCGCCGGAAAGGACAATAATAAGGACCAGTCGTATTTCTTATGTCAGCTAAGCCAGGATCAATTGTCTAAAGCATTGTTTCCCATCGGTGAACTGACGAAACCCCAGGTAAGAGAAATTGCCAAAGAAATCGGTTTGGTAACGGCGGATAAAAAAGATTCCCAGGGCTTATGCTTTATCGGAAAAGTAAGCCTTCCCCAGTTTCTGCAACAGCAATTGGTTCCGAGAGAAGGTGAGATTGTAGAAATTTTCAGGGATTCGCCGCTTTTTGTACAAGAAACACCTCAGTTTTCTTCAAAACAGGAGGAACTGGCTTTCCTGAGTACTAAAACCCACTACCAGAAGTCTGACGGAAAAGTCATCGGAAAGCATCAGGGGGCGCAATTCTTTACGATCGGACAGAGCAAGGGCCTTGGTATCGGCGGACACAAAGAAAGCTGCTTTATCATCTCCAGAGACATGGAAAATAATATTCTGTTTGTAGGAGAAGGACACAGCTTCCCGGGATTATTCAGGAATGCCCTGAAAATTGATCCTTCGGAAATACACTGGGTACGGGAAGATCTTGCGATTGAGAATGGCGGGTCCAGAGAAGTGATGGCCAGAATCCGTTACAGGCAACCTTTACAGAAAGCGGTGCTGTACCAGTTTGAAGAAGGGCTGTATATTGAATTTGAAGAACCTCAGTCTGCCATTGCAGAAGGACAGTTTGCTGCGTGGTACCACGATGATGAGCTGCTGGGAAGCGGAGTGATTTCATAA